TAAAGAAATAGCCCGTGTCGTGACACTCCCTGAAACGATGGATGACTTGGTCAAGCGTTACAGGCAGCTTGACAAGGAATGGTTCGATAATGTAAGCCATGGACTTGATCGCGATAACGAACGCGGCCGCAAGATTTTTGATGATTACGACAGTGCCCATCCGGTGGACAAGGGATTCATGGAATGGGAGAGGACGCGTCTCGAAGAATCGGCAAAGCGTTTGAGTGCATTCGTGAAAAATCTCGCTTAAGCATAGATTGCACTGCGCATATTTCTGTTATGTTGTTATATATTTTACTTTGTCTAGAAATTGTACTCCGCGCTGTAATTGAAGTTCGTGAACGCAGGTTGACGCAATTGCGTGGTGGTGTTTTTGCTGTGTTGCGATTGATTCCGCTAGTGAACGACATTGCACCGCTTCCGGAAAATCGCAAGGAACCTCAGAAGAGCCTGTTCGTGGAAAAGCACGAAGAAGGCCATCGCATTTTGCACCATTCGATTTTGCGGAACTTGATGAAGGTGGCGTTCCTGATGGTTGCCGTGTGGTTCTTGGCTGCGATGGTCACTCGTTGGAATGCAAGTTTCTTCGAATCGATTCTGTGGCTGCACCTGGTGGCAATTCCGTTCCGCTACTTTTTCAATTGGTACTGCTGGACTCAGGAATTCGAAGCGGATGCGTATGCGTTTAAGGAATTGGGTAAGCAGAAAGCGAAAGCTGCCATGCAGGAACTTGCCGAATGCGAAATCCCGTACTCAAAGCTTTTTGCATCGATTTACAGGGAACACCCGACCGTCGCACTACGCAGCCAGAGAATACTGAAGAAAGTGATTGGTAAACGGTAGGACGTTTTTTTGTCATGCCCGACGCCTGTCCTCGCGCCTGTCCTCGCTTGACGGGGATGACGGGGATGATCGGGCATCTCCTATTACTTTACAGTTGCATTTTTTTGTATATTCCTTTTTGAGGTTTAAAATGTCTCGTTTTACTTCATTGAAAAGTTTCAAGATTCTTTTTTCGCTTGCGGTACTTTTAGTTGCTTCTGCCAACGCTTTTGACTTGAGTGTCAAGGCAAATGTCGATAACGCACAGGTCTTTATCGGCGACAAGTTCAATTATGAAATCCAGGTCACGGCGCCTGAAAATGCGATTGTCGATTTACCGAGCTTTGTCGGTAACCTTGGCAGTTTTGAAGTCAAGGAAATGAAGAACGAGAAGATTACCGAGGGCATGCCTAAAGGCACTGCGAAGTTCACTTGGCTTGCAACGCTCAATACATTTGTGAGTGGCGATTTTCTCATTGCTCCGCAAGAAGTGAATGCTGTTGTCGGTACGGATACGGTCAAGACGCATACGGACCCGGTCGCGGTCAAGGTTTCTAACCGCACAACTGGCGAAGAAGCTGATATTCTCGAAGTGGAAGACCCACTGAGCGACCCGAGACTCCCGCAGTGGCTTTATGTATTGCTCGCTGTACTTGGTGTTGCTTTGCTCGTATTCCTTGGCTGGTTCCTGCACAAGAAATTTGCAAAGCGTGGCGAAGCCCCACAGCTCCCGCCGTACGAAGAAGCTGTACTTGCTCTCAAGAATTTGCGTAACAAGAATTACCTTGCCGAAGGTAATCAGGGTGATTACTTTATGTCGCTTGGATTCATTACCCGTCGCTACATTGAGCGCCGCTTTGAAGTCGATATTCTCGATGCGACTGTCGCGGAACTCAAGAAGCGTATGGCACATGTCGCAGGGCTCCCGCAGGCATACAAGGAATCCGTGGTGACGCTTGCCGTCGAAACAGAACCGGTGAAGTTTGCAAAAATGAAGCTTGAAGGTGAACGCTGCAAGTTCTGGGATGAATGGGCCGACCGCCTGCTTGAAGATACCAAGCCGATGCCAGAAGAAGAAAAGGCGAAAGACAAGAAGAAGTAAAACTAAAATTCTTATATATATTTGTTTATAAGAATCAAGGAGAAAATATGACCGTAGTTATCGTTGTCGCAGTCATTTTTATTGTCATCGCCGTGTTCATTTCCATGTACAACGGGCTTGTAAAACTTCGCAACAATCGCGAAAACGCATTTGCGAATATCGATGTGCAGCTCAAGCAGCGCTATGATCTTGTACCACAGCTTGTCTCGACGGTCAAGGGCTATGCAACTCACGAAAAGCAGGTTCTTGAAGAAGTGACTGCCGCCCGTGCTGCTGCCATCAATGCCAAGACTATCGACGAGAAGGTTGCTGCTGACAAGTCGCTTTCTGCAGCCCTTTCGGGACTCCGTATTTCGCTGGAAGCTTATCCGGAACTCAAGGCGAACCAGAACTTCTTGCAGTTGCAGACGGAGCTTGCCGACATTGAGAACAAGCTTGCCGCTGCCCGCCGATTCTTCAACTCCTCGACGCGCGAATACAACAACGCTTGCGAAGTCTTCCCGAGCAACATCATTGCAGGCATGTTCCACTTTACACGTGCCGCCATGTACGAGGCAACTGAAAATAGGGCTACGCTCGAAAAGGCTCCTGAAGTGAAGTTTTAATTTCCTTCAATGAAATACGTCGGTCTCCAGACTCAGATATGGCGGAATAACCGTAATACGGTAATTCTGCTTTTCATGTTCCCGGTAATATTATTGGGGATGGTTTTTCTGGTTATTCTGGGGCTTGATTTTTTCGGTGCTATTTGCGATATTGTCGAAGGCGGTTGCCCTGCGGACCATGCTTCATATACAAAGTATGGAACAATGCACTGGCCCGAAATATGGCATTGCTTCAAAGTCGTGATTCCGTACACCTTGCAGATTGTAGGTGTATGGTTCATTATCGCCTATTGCGCCAATACCGCCATTATCCGGCATGCGACTCATGCAAAACCTGTTGAACGCAAGGATAACTTGCGTGTCTACAACATTGTCGAAAATCTCTGCATTGCAGGCGGCATCGAAATGCCGCAAATCAATATTATCCAGGATTCGGGAATGAACGCCTTTGCAAGCGGTATCGATATTCCTTCGTTTACCATTACGCTTACGACGGGTCTTATCGAAAAGCTGGATGATAGGGAACTTTCGGCAGTCGTGGGTCACGAGCTTACGCATATCAAGAATCGCGATACGCGCCTTATGGTCGTGTGCATTGTGTTCGTTGGAATTTTTGCGACGATTCAGACGGTGTCGCTCAAGTTGATGAGCGCCATGATCCATACTCCGCGTCGTTCGTCCAGGCGTGACCGCAATAGTGGACGAGCTGATGTGTATCTAATCCTTGTTCTCTTGCTTGTGTTTATTTGGAGTTCTATCGGCTATGTCTTCACTTGGTTCACTCGCCTTGCAATTTCGCGTAAGCGCGAGTACGTCGCTGACGCCGGCGGGGCGGAACTTTGTGGAGATCCCTTGGCACTCGCTTCTGCACTGCGGAAAATTTCCAATGATCCAGGGCTCATGTCGGTACAGCGTAACGATATTGCGCAGCTTTACGTGATCCATCCGGATGAGGAATTCGATAACAATATGGGATTAAAGGGGTGGGTCGCAAAGGCGAATATCTTGTTCTGCACGCACCCGGACACGCCCGAACGCATTCGGCTGCTTGAACAATTCTAAAAACGCCTGCGATTATGGCTTAGGCGTTTTTATTTTGGATTACTTTTTTCCAGAATGTTTTTATTGATATAGTTTATGCCCTTAGCCTTGTCGGCGGCGGCAGGCGTTTGGAGCTTGATTTGCTCCAACATTAAAGCTTCGAGCTTGTACATCAGTTCGGTGGCTGTACAGCCGAAGGCATCGGCAAGGTCGCAAAATGATTTGACTGAAAGATTGCGTTTGCCTTTTGCGACGAGACCGAGGTGCTGACGGCTAATCCCGCTATCGAGAGCGAGCTTTTTCTTCGTGATTGAAGTAGCCCCTTGCATCTGTGCTAAAAGTTCTATTTCAGCTTTTCGGATGACATCAATGTCATATCGCATTCTCCAATGTTATGAATTACCCCAAAATATCGTGCAAACAATTGTTTCCATAATTTCGAGAAAATTTTTGGATTTCAGCGATGTAATCATAATCAAAAAAGCACCCTTTGGCAGGGTGCTTCTATAAATTTTAAATATGACTAATAGTAATTTTTGCCGTTTTTGATTAGAATTTGGCCTTCAAAGCAGACGGGCATTCGACTTCTTTATAAGTGTGGTTCGGGTTGCCTGCAGCTTCCATCCATGTGGCGAGGAAGAGGCAGCCTTCCTTGGCCTGGGTGTCACTTCCGAAGGACTTGTTGCATTTTTCGGTGAGGCACTGCTTACGCTTGGTCAAGAGGTCGCCACTGTATCCGACTTCGCTTTCGCATTCGGTGAGGAGACCGCCGTATGTCGCACCTTGGCTGCCCCAGCCCATGCCTGAGCAACCGTTGTACAAACCGACACCGCCACCCGGGATCATAATGTCAAACTGGCCACCCTGCACGTCGTAACCGATGTTCGATGCCATCACGACGAGAGTCTTGCCTGCAAGTGCCTTGTGGTTTGCCTTGGTTTCGTACTTGCCGGTACCGGTGAAGGTGAGGGCGAAGCACTTGCCGCATGTGGCGTCGTTACCCGGAGTTGCAGCGAATGCGTAGGCGAGCTTGTCGCTCACGATTATAGGAATCTGGCTTGTGCATGTCGTGCCCTGGCCACCAGAGCAGATACTGCCGTTCGTGTTGCC
The sequence above is drawn from the Fibrobacter sp. UWB16 genome and encodes:
- a CDS encoding LemA family protein; the encoded protein is MTVVIVVAVIFIVIAVFISMYNGLVKLRNNRENAFANIDVQLKQRYDLVPQLVSTVKGYATHEKQVLEEVTAARAAAINAKTIDEKVAADKSLSAALSGLRISLEAYPELKANQNFLQLQTELADIENKLAAARRFFNSSTREYNNACEVFPSNIIAGMFHFTRAAMYEATENRATLEKAPEVKF
- a CDS encoding M48 family metallopeptidase — protein: MKYVGLQTQIWRNNRNTVILLFMFPVILLGMVFLVILGLDFFGAICDIVEGGCPADHASYTKYGTMHWPEIWHCFKVVIPYTLQIVGVWFIIAYCANTAIIRHATHAKPVERKDNLRVYNIVENLCIAGGIEMPQINIIQDSGMNAFASGIDIPSFTITLTTGLIEKLDDRELSAVVGHELTHIKNRDTRLMVVCIVFVGIFATIQTVSLKLMSAMIHTPRRSSRRDRNSGRADVYLILVLLLVFIWSSIGYVFTWFTRLAISRKREYVADAGGAELCGDPLALASALRKISNDPGLMSVQRNDIAQLYVIHPDEEFDNNMGLKGWVAKANILFCTHPDTPERIRLLEQF
- a CDS encoding helix-turn-helix domain-containing protein, producing MRYDIDVIRKAEIELLAQMQGATSITKKKLALDSGISRQHLGLVAKGKRNLSVKSFCDLADAFGCTATELMYKLEALMLEQIKLQTPAAADKAKGINYINKNILEKSNPK
- a CDS encoding M48 family metalloprotease, giving the protein MLLYILLCLEIVLRAVIEVRERRLTQLRGGVFAVLRLIPLVNDIAPLPENRKEPQKSLFVEKHEEGHRILHHSILRNLMKVAFLMVAVWFLAAMVTRWNASFFESILWLHLVAIPFRYFFNWYCWTQEFEADAYAFKELGKQKAKAAMQELAECEIPYSKLFASIYREHPTVALRSQRILKKVIGKR